The Nocardioides sp. S5 genome includes a window with the following:
- a CDS encoding YraN family protein, translating to MARTAAASPFAPDPAAEHRRLLGERGETIAARHLTRLGLVLVDRNWRCDAGEIDLVLRDGAVLVICEVKTRTSTDYGDPLEAVTPAKVARLRRLAARWLRVHDCHPEDIRIDMVGVLAPPGRPVEVEHVEGIG from the coding sequence ATGGCCCGCACCGCAGCCGCCTCACCCTTCGCGCCCGACCCTGCCGCCGAGCACCGACGCCTGCTCGGCGAGCGCGGCGAGACCATCGCCGCCCGCCACCTGACGCGCCTGGGCCTGGTGCTCGTCGACCGCAACTGGCGCTGCGACGCCGGGGAGATCGACCTCGTCCTGCGCGACGGCGCGGTCCTGGTGATCTGCGAGGTGAAGACCCGCACCTCGACCGACTACGGCGACCCGCTCGAGGCAGTCACGCCGGCCAAGGTGGCGCGGCTGCGACGCCTCGCCGCGCGGTGGCTCCGGGTCCATGACTGCCACCCCGAGGACATCCGCATCGACATGGTCGGCGTCCTGGCCCCGCCGGGTCGCCCGGTCGAGGTCGAGCACGTGGAAGGCATCGGCTGA
- a CDS encoding GNAT family protein, with product MTTTADLFPPLALRVVAGPLELRGLSDELIVELCDLAEAGIHDPGEMPFYFPWTAVPSGQLSRNTAAYHWGKRAAFSPDDFCLDLAVLLEGRVIGCQGVTARHFPVTRTGETGSWLGREFQGRGLGTAMRRAMCALLFDHLGFEEITSAAFLDNPASLGVSRNVGYRPTVVSRIKRREGELALNQGLVLTPEAFVRGDVPVEVTGAAAVRSFIGLDAD from the coding sequence ATGACCACCACCGCTGACCTGTTCCCGCCGCTCGCGCTGCGCGTGGTCGCGGGCCCGCTGGAGCTGCGCGGCCTGAGCGACGAGCTCATCGTCGAGCTGTGCGACCTCGCTGAGGCCGGCATCCACGACCCGGGCGAGATGCCGTTCTACTTCCCGTGGACCGCAGTCCCGTCCGGGCAGCTGTCGCGCAACACCGCGGCCTACCACTGGGGCAAGCGCGCCGCCTTCTCGCCCGACGACTTCTGCCTCGACCTCGCCGTCCTGCTCGAGGGCCGGGTGATCGGCTGCCAGGGCGTCACGGCCAGGCACTTCCCGGTGACCCGCACCGGTGAGACAGGCTCGTGGCTCGGCCGCGAGTTCCAGGGACGCGGCCTGGGCACCGCGATGCGCCGCGCGATGTGCGCCCTGCTCTTCGACCACCTCGGGTTCGAGGAGATCACCTCCGCCGCGTTCCTCGACAACCCCGCCTCCCTCGGCGTCTCACGCAACGTGGGCTACCGGCCGACCGTGGTCAGCCGGATCAAGCGGCGCGAGGGCGAGCTCGCGCTCAACCAGGGCCTGGTGCTCACGCCGGAGGCGTTCGTCCGCGGCGACGTGCCGGTCGAGGTCACCGGCGCAGCCGCGGTCCGGTCCTTCATCGGCCTCGACGCGGACTGA
- a CDS encoding ribonuclease HII, producing MTVRRDAGLYGYERALRRAGLEPIAGVDEAGRGACAGPLVAGAVVLPPGRAGIVPGLADSKLLTEAARERVYAQVVRRALAWSVVVIDNEECDRLGMHVANVEALRRAVARLDTRPAYVLTDGFPVDGLGVPGLAVWKGDRVAACIAAASVIAKVTRDRLMVELHEDWPAYDFATHKGYITTEHEAALIEHGPSPVHRMRFVNVRRAAGLEPPPDLPLDPATSLGPGSPATPGGEPEPDSTEPDTTEEDA from the coding sequence GTGACCGTACGCCGCGACGCCGGGCTCTACGGCTACGAGCGTGCGTTGCGCCGCGCCGGCCTCGAGCCGATCGCCGGGGTCGACGAGGCCGGGCGCGGAGCCTGCGCCGGACCGCTGGTAGCCGGTGCGGTCGTGCTGCCGCCGGGCCGTGCCGGGATCGTGCCGGGCCTGGCCGACAGCAAGCTGCTCACCGAGGCGGCACGCGAGCGGGTCTATGCCCAGGTCGTACGCCGCGCACTGGCGTGGTCGGTCGTGGTGATCGACAACGAGGAGTGCGACCGGCTCGGCATGCACGTCGCCAACGTCGAGGCGCTGCGCCGCGCGGTCGCCCGGCTCGACACCCGTCCGGCGTACGTCCTCACCGACGGCTTCCCGGTCGACGGGCTCGGCGTGCCGGGCCTGGCGGTGTGGAAGGGCGACCGCGTCGCCGCCTGCATCGCGGCCGCGTCGGTCATCGCCAAGGTGACACGCGACCGTCTGATGGTGGAGCTGCACGAGGACTGGCCGGCCTACGACTTCGCGACCCACAAGGGCTACATCACCACCGAGCACGAGGCCGCCCTGATCGAGCACGGCCCCTCGCCGGTGCACCGCATGCGCTTCGTCAACGTACGCCGCGCCGCCGGCCTCGAGCCGCCGCCGGACCTGCCGCTGGATCCGGCCACTAGTCTCGGGCCGGGGTCGCCGGCCACACCCGGTGGCGAACCGGAGCCGGACAGCACGGAGCCCGACACGACGGAGGAGGACGCATGA
- the lepB gene encoding signal peptidase I, protein MTSDDRGSTSISTDEEPRSSRSGVTRSGKPKRKQLPLWQETVLLLSVALVLAVVIKTFFVQAFYIPSESMEPGLILNDRILIEKVSYWGGEPERGDVVVFKDPGGWLPPMDSAGPTNPIAKGMAKIGLYPTGGHLVKRVIGVAGDTIECCDDQGRLLVNGEPLDEGAYVKRGKKSCAGPMPTDCTEDWEVGPIPEGHVFVMGDNRSQSADSSAKMCRPDATECVPGDEFVPVDLVVGKVFVLLWPADRFRWNPRPDTFEDVPDAS, encoded by the coding sequence GTGACTTCTGATGACCGCGGTTCCACGTCGATCTCCACCGACGAGGAACCGCGGTCGTCGCGTTCTGGGGTGACCCGCTCGGGCAAGCCGAAGCGCAAGCAGCTGCCGCTGTGGCAGGAGACCGTGCTGCTGCTGAGCGTGGCGCTCGTGCTGGCGGTGGTCATCAAGACGTTCTTCGTCCAGGCCTTCTACATCCCCTCGGAGTCGATGGAGCCGGGCCTCATCCTCAACGACCGGATCCTCATCGAGAAGGTGTCCTACTGGGGCGGTGAGCCCGAGCGCGGCGACGTGGTCGTCTTCAAGGACCCGGGCGGCTGGCTCCCCCCCATGGACAGTGCCGGTCCCACCAACCCGATCGCGAAGGGGATGGCCAAGATCGGCCTGTACCCGACCGGCGGGCACCTGGTGAAGCGCGTCATCGGCGTCGCCGGCGACACCATCGAGTGCTGCGACGACCAGGGCCGGCTCCTGGTCAACGGTGAGCCCCTCGACGAGGGCGCCTACGTCAAGCGCGGCAAGAAGTCGTGCGCCGGGCCGATGCCGACGGACTGCACCGAGGACTGGGAGGTCGGTCCGATCCCCGAGGGACACGTCTTCGTGATGGGCGACAACCGCTCCCAGTCGGCGGACTCCTCGGCCAAGATGTGCCGCCCCGACGCGACCGAGTGCGTGCCCGGCGACGAGTTCGTGCCGGTCGACCTCGTCGTCGGCAAGGTGTTCGTGCTGCTCTGGCCGGCCGACCGCTTCCGCTGGAACCCCCGCCCGGACACGTTCGAGGACGTCCCGGACGCGTCGTGA
- the rpsP gene encoding 30S ribosomal protein S16, with product MAVKIRLKRLGKIRVPQYRIVVVDSRKKRDGRVLEEIGKYHPKEEPSFIEVTSDRAQYWLGVGAQPSEAVEAILKVTGDWQKFKGLPGAEGTLKVKEPKRSKLDIFNEALKEAAAEPKGAATTTKKKAEKKTEEPAAAEATTEAPAEVPASETPEGAADAAEATETVTAEDAGKSEA from the coding sequence GTGGCCGTCAAGATTCGTTTGAAGCGCCTGGGCAAGATCCGGGTGCCGCAGTACCGCATCGTCGTCGTCGACTCGCGCAAGAAGCGCGACGGTCGGGTGCTCGAGGAGATCGGCAAGTACCACCCGAAGGAGGAGCCCTCCTTCATCGAGGTGACCTCCGACCGGGCGCAGTACTGGCTCGGCGTGGGCGCGCAGCCCTCCGAGGCCGTCGAGGCCATCCTCAAGGTCACCGGTGACTGGCAGAAGTTCAAGGGCCTGCCGGGCGCCGAGGGCACCCTCAAGGTGAAGGAGCCCAAGCGCTCCAAGCTCGACATCTTCAACGAGGCCCTCAAGGAGGCCGCCGCCGAGCCCAAGGGCGCCGCGACGACCACCAAGAAGAAGGCCGAGAAGAAGACCGAGGAGCCTGCCGCTGCCGAGGCCACCACCGAGGCCCCGGCCGAGGTGCCTGCCTCGGAGACCCCCGAGGGTGCTGCCGACGCCGCGGAGGCCACCGAGACGGTGACCGCCGAGGACGCCGGCAAGAGCGAGGCGTGA
- the dprA gene encoding DNA-processing protein DprA, whose protein sequence is MSTTVSSPVREDDRLARVVLSCGVEPGDRTTSSLVRQLGARRALEVQLVPKPGSGLAERLSVVDPARQLEQAARCGIRFLVPGDPEWPVGLDDLDHGAEVQELGGTPPGIWVRGPMPLTALAASVAVVGSRSASTYGAEVTRGVAGHLAGAGVPVVSGGAKGIDFVAHDAALLAGGASVAVLACGVDRVYPEQNRRLLAHLAAEFAVVSEQPPGSAPTRIRFLARNRLIAALTRGTVLVEAALRSGALNTVAWAEGLSRHVMCVPGPVTSYTSQGVHHWFRRSTATLVTHGSEVLEVVGESGEHLVVDPRGPERPRDRLSSVERRVLEWVPVSRPAEVDSIARLSDVHVRDADPTLRRLEKAGFVCAVDGGWRLAGAG, encoded by the coding sequence GTGAGCACCACGGTGAGCAGCCCGGTGAGAGAGGACGACCGCCTGGCCCGTGTGGTGCTCAGCTGCGGCGTGGAGCCGGGCGACCGCACCACCTCGTCGCTGGTCCGCCAGCTGGGCGCACGCCGGGCGCTGGAGGTCCAGCTGGTGCCCAAGCCCGGCAGCGGGCTGGCCGAGCGCCTGTCGGTCGTCGACCCCGCCCGACAGCTCGAGCAGGCGGCGCGTTGCGGCATCCGGTTCCTGGTCCCCGGCGACCCGGAGTGGCCAGTGGGGCTCGACGACCTCGACCACGGGGCTGAGGTCCAGGAGCTCGGCGGCACCCCACCGGGGATCTGGGTCAGGGGACCGATGCCCCTCACCGCGCTCGCCGCCTCGGTCGCCGTCGTGGGGTCGCGCTCCGCCTCCACCTACGGTGCCGAGGTCACCCGAGGTGTCGCCGGGCACCTCGCGGGCGCAGGGGTGCCCGTGGTCTCGGGCGGCGCCAAGGGCATCGACTTCGTCGCCCACGACGCCGCGCTGCTGGCCGGCGGGGCGTCGGTCGCCGTGCTGGCCTGCGGGGTCGACCGGGTCTACCCCGAGCAGAACCGCCGCCTGCTGGCCCACCTCGCCGCCGAGTTCGCGGTGGTCTCGGAGCAGCCGCCCGGGTCGGCCCCCACCCGCATCCGCTTCCTCGCCCGCAACCGGCTCATCGCGGCCCTCACCCGGGGGACCGTGCTGGTCGAGGCCGCGCTGCGCAGCGGAGCATTGAACACCGTCGCCTGGGCCGAGGGGCTCAGCCGCCATGTGATGTGCGTGCCCGGACCCGTCACGAGCTACACCTCCCAGGGCGTGCACCACTGGTTCCGGCGCAGCACCGCCACGCTGGTCACGCACGGCTCGGAGGTGCTCGAGGTGGTGGGCGAGTCCGGCGAGCACCTCGTGGTCGACCCGCGCGGGCCTGAGCGCCCGCGCGACCGGCTGTCGTCGGTCGAGCGGCGGGTGCTGGAGTGGGTGCCCGTCAGCAGGCCCGCCGAGGTCGACTCGATCGCCCGCCTGAGCGACGTCCACGTCCGCGACGCCGACCCGACGCTGCGACGCCTCGAGAAGGCGGGCTTCGTGTGCGCCGTCGACGGTGGGTGGCGACTCGCAGGTGCCGGATGA
- the rplS gene encoding 50S ribosomal protein L19, protein MTNVIAELGNSLKRDDVPAFRAGDNIKVHVKVIEGSRSRVQVFQGVVIRIHGSGVGRTFTVRKVSFGVGVERTFPLNSPIFEKIEVVTRGDVRRAKLYYLRNLRGKAAKIKERREA, encoded by the coding sequence ATGACCAATGTCATCGCCGAACTCGGCAACTCCCTCAAGCGTGACGACGTCCCGGCCTTCCGCGCCGGCGACAACATCAAGGTCCACGTCAAGGTCATCGAGGGCAGCCGCTCGCGTGTCCAGGTGTTCCAGGGCGTCGTGATCCGGATCCACGGCTCGGGCGTCGGCCGCACCTTCACCGTCCGCAAGGTCTCCTTCGGCGTCGGCGTCGAGCGCACCTTCCCGCTGAACTCCCCGATCTTCGAGAAGATCGAGGTCGTGACCCGCGGTGACGTCCGTCGCGCCAAGCTCTACTACCTGCGCAACCTGCGCGGCAAGGCTGCCAAGATCAAGGAGCGCCGCGAGGCGTGA
- a CDS encoding DUF2469 domain-containing protein: MSAEDLEKYETEMELTLYREYRDVVGIFKYVVETDRRFYLCNQVDVKARSESGDVFFEVSMTDAWVWDMYRPARFAKNVKVLTFKDVNVEELAPQEIDPPKD, translated from the coding sequence ATGAGCGCCGAGGATCTCGAGAAGTACGAGACCGAGATGGAGCTCACCCTCTATCGCGAGTACCGCGACGTCGTGGGGATCTTCAAGTACGTCGTGGAGACCGACCGGCGGTTCTACCTCTGCAACCAGGTCGACGTGAAGGCCCGCTCGGAGAGCGGCGACGTCTTCTTCGAGGTGTCGATGACCGACGCCTGGGTCTGGGACATGTACCGCCCCGCGCGCTTCGCCAAGAACGTCAAGGTGCTGACCTTCAAGGACGTCAACGTGGAGGAGCTCGCGCCGCAGGAGATCGACCCGCCCAAGGACTGA
- a CDS encoding RNA-binding protein codes for MLAEALEHLVRGIVDHPDDVIVRDKQMRRGSILEVRVHPDDLGKVIGRNGRTATAFRTVVSALAGRGGARVDFVDTDRRR; via the coding sequence GTGCTGGCCGAGGCTCTCGAGCACCTGGTGCGTGGCATCGTCGACCACCCCGACGACGTCATCGTCCGCGACAAGCAGATGCGTCGTGGCTCGATCCTCGAGGTCCGGGTCCACCCCGACGACCTCGGCAAGGTGATCGGCCGCAACGGCCGCACCGCGACTGCCTTCCGCACCGTCGTCTCGGCCCTCGCGGGCCGTGGCGGGGCCCGGGTCGACTTCGTCGACACCGACCGCCGCCGCTGA
- the rimM gene encoding ribosome maturation factor RimM (Essential for efficient processing of 16S rRNA), protein MSDKQPGEIEVVVGRIGKPHGIRGEVTLDVRTDEPDRRFAPGTTLRAEAPAGADRRPASLTVARARWHQSTLLVTFEELADRNAAEAARGTVLHATIGPDDMPEDPDEYYDHQLVGLDVVDLDGTLLGQVKALVHGSAQDLLTVRTPDGRDTLVPFVSALVPEVDLDAGRIVVADRPGLVTPFPDDSDGQDAAP, encoded by the coding sequence GTGAGCGACAAGCAGCCCGGCGAGATCGAGGTCGTGGTCGGCCGCATCGGCAAGCCCCACGGCATCCGCGGCGAGGTCACCCTCGACGTCCGCACCGACGAGCCCGATCGCCGCTTCGCCCCCGGTACGACGCTGCGCGCCGAGGCCCCGGCCGGCGCGGACCGGCGACCCGCGAGCCTCACCGTCGCCCGCGCCCGCTGGCACCAGAGCACCCTCCTGGTCACCTTCGAGGAGCTCGCCGACCGCAACGCGGCCGAGGCCGCGCGCGGCACGGTCCTCCACGCCACCATCGGGCCCGACGACATGCCCGAGGACCCCGACGAGTACTACGACCACCAGCTGGTGGGCCTCGACGTCGTCGACCTCGACGGGACCCTGCTGGGCCAGGTGAAGGCCCTCGTGCACGGGTCCGCGCAGGACCTGCTGACCGTGCGCACCCCCGACGGGCGCGACACGCTCGTGCCCTTCGTCTCCGCGCTCGTGCCGGAGGTCGACCTCGACGCAGGCCGGATCGTCGTCGCCGACCGGCCTGGGCTGGTGACGCCGTTCCCCGACGACAGCGACGGGCAGGACGCCGCACCGTGA
- a CDS encoding tyrosine recombinase XerC — protein sequence MDEDRAAEQAEPEGLPEPFVRLLGDYERHLVSERDLAPHTVRAYLGDVSGLLDHCGRLGIDDVADLDLRALRSWLARLQTTGRSRTTIARRATAARVFTAWLHRTGRVPTDPGAALGSPKKHKTLPPVLRADEAQALIRSVADLADDGTPVGLRDVAMVELLYATGIRVGELVGLDIDDVDAERRVVRVFGKGRKERAVPYGVPAGRAVERWLAAGRPSLRVEGSGPALFLGVRGRRIDQRAVRDLVHRRIADVPGAPDIGPHGLRHTAATHLLEGGADLRSVQELLGHASLATTQLYTHVTTDRLRKAYQQAHPRA from the coding sequence GTGGACGAGGATCGGGCAGCGGAGCAGGCGGAGCCCGAAGGCCTGCCGGAGCCCTTCGTCCGGCTCCTCGGCGACTACGAGCGCCACCTCGTCTCCGAGCGAGACCTGGCCCCGCACACGGTGCGGGCCTACCTCGGCGACGTCTCCGGCCTGCTCGACCACTGCGGGCGCCTGGGCATCGACGACGTCGCCGACCTGGACCTCCGCGCGCTGCGCAGCTGGCTGGCGCGCCTGCAGACCACGGGCCGGAGCCGTACGACGATCGCGCGGCGGGCCACGGCCGCCCGGGTGTTTACCGCCTGGCTGCACCGCACCGGCCGGGTGCCGACCGACCCGGGCGCCGCGCTGGGGTCGCCGAAGAAGCACAAGACGCTGCCGCCGGTGCTGCGTGCCGACGAGGCCCAGGCACTCATCCGCTCGGTGGCCGACCTGGCCGACGACGGCACCCCGGTCGGGCTGCGGGACGTGGCGATGGTGGAGCTGCTCTACGCCACCGGGATCCGGGTGGGCGAGCTGGTCGGCCTCGACATCGACGACGTCGACGCCGAGCGGCGGGTCGTGCGGGTCTTCGGCAAGGGCCGCAAGGAGCGTGCCGTCCCCTACGGCGTCCCCGCGGGCCGGGCGGTCGAGCGCTGGCTCGCCGCCGGCCGTCCGTCGCTGCGGGTCGAGGGCTCCGGACCGGCGCTGTTCCTCGGCGTGCGGGGCCGCCGCATCGACCAGAGGGCGGTCCGCGACCTGGTCCACCGCCGCATCGCCGACGTCCCGGGCGCGCCGGACATCGGGCCCCACGGGCTGCGGCACACCGCCGCCACCCACCTCCTCGAGGGCGGGGCGGACCTGCGCTCGGTGCAGGAGCTGCTCGGCCACGCCTCCCTGGCCACCACGCAGCTCTACACCCACGTCACCACCGACCGGCTCCGCAAGGCCTACCAGCAGGCCCACCCGCGCGCCTGA
- the trmD gene encoding tRNA (guanosine(37)-N1)-methyltransferase TrmD, producing MRIDVVTIFPDYLAPLELSLPGKARAKGLLDIGVHDLRQWTTDRHHTVDDTPYGGGAGMVMKPEPWGHALDDVAHGATIIFTTPSGEPFTQQLAHELSTHEHLVFACGRYEGIDQRVIEHAATLGTVREVSLGDYVLNGGEVAALAITEAVVRLIPGFMGNAESLVEESHADGLLEYPVYTKPASWQGREVPEVLLSGDHGRIAAWRREQAEHRTAERRPDLLPSTAAVRGLADLDVRPAVLADAGELYTLQRACWLQELIANPGVEIPALTESLDDVRRWLGEWAVMVARDPGSGRLVGAVRGRLDAHGEWDIGRIMVAPDLQGRGLGRALLELVEDLAPREAQTYVLFTGAGSVDNLRMYKKAGFRLRPDREAPRGAVVLTKRAGQRISR from the coding sequence GTGAGGATCGACGTCGTCACGATCTTCCCCGACTACCTCGCCCCCCTCGAGCTCAGCCTGCCCGGCAAGGCGCGCGCCAAGGGCCTGCTCGACATCGGCGTGCACGACCTGCGGCAGTGGACCACCGACCGTCACCACACCGTCGACGACACCCCGTACGGCGGCGGCGCCGGGATGGTCATGAAGCCCGAGCCCTGGGGCCACGCGCTCGACGACGTCGCGCACGGTGCCACGATCATCTTCACCACGCCCAGCGGTGAGCCCTTCACCCAGCAGCTCGCCCACGAGCTGAGCACGCACGAGCACCTCGTGTTCGCCTGCGGGCGCTACGAGGGCATCGACCAGCGCGTCATCGAGCACGCCGCCACCCTCGGCACGGTGCGGGAGGTGTCGCTGGGCGACTACGTCCTCAACGGCGGCGAGGTCGCGGCGCTGGCGATCACCGAGGCCGTCGTACGGCTCATCCCGGGGTTCATGGGCAATGCGGAGTCCCTCGTCGAGGAGTCCCATGCCGACGGCCTGCTGGAGTACCCCGTCTACACCAAGCCCGCCTCGTGGCAGGGTCGCGAGGTGCCCGAGGTGCTCCTCTCCGGCGACCACGGGCGCATCGCGGCGTGGCGCCGCGAGCAGGCCGAGCACCGCACCGCCGAGCGCCGTCCGGACTTGCTGCCGTCGACCGCCGCCGTGCGCGGCCTCGCCGACCTCGACGTACGCCCTGCGGTCCTGGCCGACGCCGGCGAGCTCTACACCCTCCAGCGGGCCTGCTGGCTCCAGGAGCTCATCGCCAACCCCGGCGTGGAGATCCCGGCGCTCACCGAGTCGCTCGACGACGTACGCCGCTGGCTGGGGGAGTGGGCCGTGATGGTCGCGCGCGACCCGGGCTCGGGGCGGCTGGTCGGTGCGGTCCGGGGCCGCCTCGACGCCCACGGCGAGTGGGACATCGGCCGCATCATGGTCGCCCCGGACCTCCAGGGCCGTGGCCTGGGCCGCGCGCTGCTGGAGCTGGTCGAGGACCTCGCGCCGCGCGAGGCGCAGACCTACGTGCTCTTCACGGGCGCCGGGTCGGTGGACAACCTGCGGATGTACAAGAAGGCCGGCTTCCGGCTCCGGCCGGACCGCGAGGCCCCGCGCGGCGCCGTCGTGCTCACCAAGAGGGCCGGTCAGCGGATTTCACGCTGA
- a CDS encoding M23 family metallopeptidase → MRPVVGALLLALVLGLPSPSGLSPAAAAPEQPVGVWPLDPEPEVVQGFSPPPHPYAPGHRGVDLAGRPGQPVLAALAGTVGFAGSIAGKPVVTVRHGGRRTTYEPVVASVSRGDEVATGDVLGRLVVTDSHCFPVACLHWGLIEGTGAEEEYADPLTLVGGGPVRLLPLWREEPVSVRVPWTPPMGRWRRPLDFLA, encoded by the coding sequence CTCCTGCTCGCCCTGGTCCTCGGCCTCCCCTCCCCCTCGGGCCTCTCGCCCGCCGCGGCTGCTCCCGAGCAGCCGGTCGGGGTCTGGCCCCTCGACCCCGAGCCGGAGGTCGTGCAGGGCTTCTCGCCGCCCCCGCACCCGTACGCCCCGGGCCATCGCGGCGTGGACCTGGCCGGGCGTCCCGGACAGCCGGTGCTAGCGGCCCTCGCCGGCACGGTGGGCTTCGCGGGGTCGATCGCAGGCAAGCCGGTCGTGACCGTGCGGCACGGAGGTCGGCGTACGACCTACGAGCCGGTCGTCGCATCGGTCTCGCGTGGCGACGAGGTGGCGACCGGCGACGTGCTCGGACGCCTCGTGGTGACGGACAGCCACTGCTTCCCCGTCGCGTGCCTGCACTGGGGACTGATCGAGGGCACCGGCGCCGAGGAGGAGTACGCCGACCCGCTGACACTGGTCGGCGGGGGCCCGGTGCGCCTGCTGCCGCTGTGGCGCGAGGAGCCGGTGTCCGTGCGGGTCCCGTGGACTCCCCCGATGGGGCGCTGGAGGCGTCCGCTGGACTTCCTTGCCTGA
- a CDS encoding YifB family Mg chelatase-like AAA ATPase, producing the protein MAFATARSLALKGPDGHVIDVQVDVSPGVVGTTLVGRVDKSLSEARDRVRMAINNDCGRFPATKRVTILLSPADLPKGGTHYDLAIAVAVMAADKSHKDLTPDLLEGWAFVGELSVSGGLRPVPGVLPMVIAAASHGITRVFVPEPQAAEAGLVPGMTVFGVRSLAQVSAVLRGAEVPQAPPVVGPSGSPLATWRGEDRLDDLDLRDLDGLEDVRYAVEVAAAGGHPLMLVGPRGTGKTSIAERIPTILPDLTTEQSLEVSALHSVAGILPQGAGLLRRPPWFAPHHGASAASVLGGGSGRVHPGQVSLAHHGVLFLDEFPHFRTDVIEAMRQPLESGEVTIARGDESATYPARSLVVLAANPCPCGNFHAQAPQACDCTEVQRSHYQRKLSGPILDRVDIWMEVRPQLGPRGQGFGPAPESSADVRARVEDARMRQARRFRDCAWLVNASVPGPVLAERWPLEPDAQRLVDDQLGDGTLTRRGLTRVQRLAWTVADCAGVPRPGVAEATLALALRSSSSACTLPARVVTAAAS; encoded by the coding sequence ATGGCCTTCGCGACGGCACGGTCGCTGGCCCTCAAGGGGCCGGACGGGCACGTGATCGACGTGCAGGTCGACGTCTCGCCGGGCGTCGTCGGCACCACACTGGTCGGCCGGGTCGACAAGAGCCTGTCCGAGGCCCGCGACCGCGTGCGGATGGCGATCAACAACGACTGCGGCCGGTTCCCGGCCACCAAGCGGGTCACGATCCTGCTCTCGCCGGCCGACCTGCCCAAGGGCGGCACCCACTACGACCTCGCCATCGCCGTCGCGGTGATGGCGGCCGACAAGTCCCACAAGGACCTCACCCCCGACCTCCTCGAGGGATGGGCCTTCGTCGGCGAGCTCTCCGTCTCGGGCGGCCTCCGCCCGGTGCCGGGGGTGCTCCCGATGGTCATCGCCGCGGCCTCCCACGGCATCACCCGGGTCTTCGTGCCGGAGCCACAGGCGGCCGAGGCCGGGCTGGTCCCGGGCATGACCGTGTTCGGCGTGCGCTCACTCGCCCAGGTCTCCGCCGTGCTGCGCGGCGCCGAGGTGCCCCAGGCGCCTCCGGTGGTTGGGCCGTCGGGCAGCCCGCTGGCCACCTGGCGCGGCGAGGACCGCCTCGACGACCTCGACCTGCGCGACCTCGACGGACTCGAGGACGTCCGCTACGCCGTCGAGGTCGCGGCCGCGGGCGGACACCCGCTGATGCTGGTCGGGCCCCGCGGCACCGGCAAGACATCGATCGCCGAGCGGATCCCGACGATCCTGCCCGACCTGACCACCGAGCAGTCGCTCGAGGTGTCCGCGCTGCACTCGGTGGCTGGCATCCTGCCGCAGGGGGCCGGCCTGCTGCGCCGCCCACCGTGGTTCGCGCCCCACCACGGTGCGTCGGCGGCGAGCGTCCTGGGCGGCGGGTCGGGACGTGTGCACCCCGGGCAGGTGAGCCTGGCCCACCACGGGGTGCTCTTCCTCGACGAGTTCCCCCACTTCCGCACCGACGTCATCGAGGCGATGCGCCAGCCGCTGGAGTCCGGGGAGGTGACCATCGCCCGCGGCGACGAGTCCGCCACCTACCCCGCCCGGTCCCTCGTCGTGCTCGCCGCCAACCCGTGCCCGTGCGGCAACTTCCACGCGCAGGCGCCGCAGGCGTGCGACTGCACCGAGGTCCAGCGATCCCACTACCAGCGCAAGCTCAGCGGGCCGATCCTCGACCGCGTCGACATCTGGATGGAGGTGCGTCCCCAGCTGGGTCCGCGCGGCCAGGGCTTCGGACCGGCTCCGGAGTCGTCGGCCGACGTCAGGGCCCGCGTCGAGGACGCCCGGATGCGTCAGGCGCGGCGGTTCCGCGACTGCGCCTGGTTGGTCAACGCGTCCGTGCCCGGCCCGGTCCTCGCCGAGAGGTGGCCGTTGGAGCCCGACGCCCAGCGACTCGTCGACGACCAGCTGGGCGACGGGACGCTCACCCGCCGGGGTCTCACCCGGGTCCAGCGCCTCGCGTGGACCGTGGCCGACTGTGCTGGTGTGCCGCGCCCGGGTGTCGCGGAGGCGACGCTCGCGCTGGCCCTGCGCTCCAGCAGCTCCGCCTGCACCCTCCCCGCCCGCGTGGTGACGGCAGCCGCCTCGTGA